In Cololabis saira isolate AMF1-May2022 chromosome 14, fColSai1.1, whole genome shotgun sequence, a single genomic region encodes these proteins:
- the LOC133460171 gene encoding calpain-9-like, producing the protein MLTKPSHPCSSQTRQGRLRSSFFKTNRPIKDRLSYSYERDVIVQYSVEPGEYVVVPSTIKPYMATDFVLTVYTKAETTISHYDGDDDDHDHDHDDEEETLVLPEIPTEPEEEDTDKDSGSDLFNRYANQSGELTPIRLQRLLNDNFPHGTRYGFGLDTCRSFIATVDFDQRLKMTSKEFSVFWKKMNEYKDLFRRHDVNRNGSLSESELEKAIDAAAMNMSSSMVRTVNFRYSSSSSTSLEDFITIMFRLDKMSGIFKEKSSEDGMISLNWDEWFMNSMYN; encoded by the exons ATGTTGACGAAACCATCCCATCCATGTTCTTCTCAGACCCGACAGGGGCGCTTGAGGTCGTCCTTCTTCAAGACCAACCGTCCTATTAAAGACAGACTGTCTTACAGCTATGAGAGGGATGTGATTGTGCAGTACAGCGTGGAGCCTGGGGAGTATGTGGTCGTCCCTTCCACCATCAAACCCTACATGGCCACAGACTTCGTTCTCACCGTCTACACTAAGGCCGAGACCACAATCAG TCACtatgatggagatgatgatgatcatgatcatgatcatgatgatgaagaggagacATTAGTCCTTCCAGAA ATACCGACCGAGCCGGAGGAGGAGGACACCGACAAGGATTCCGGCAGTGACTTATTCAACCGCTACGCCAATCAG AGTGGCGAGCTGACTCCCATCCGGCTTCAGAGGCTTCTGAACGACAACTTCCCTCACG GCACCCGGTACGGCTTCGGGCTGGACACCTGCAGGAGTTTCATTGCTACGGTTGAT TTTGACCAAAGGCTGAAGATGACGAGCAAAGAGTTCTCCGTTTTCTggaagaaaatgaatgaatacaaG GATCTCTTCCGTCGCCATGACGTGAATCGAAATGGATCCCTGTCTGAGTCTGAGCTCGAGAAAGCTATTGACGCTGCAG caatgaacatgAGCAGCTCCATGGTGAGGACGGTGAACTTTAGGTATTCGAGCTCCTCATCTACATCCTTGGAAGACTTCATCACCATCATGTTCCGCTTAGACAAGATGTCAG gcattttcaaggaaaaatctTCTGAGGATGGGATGATCAGTCTGAACTGGGACGAG TGGTTCATGAACTCCATGTACAACTAA